A DNA window from Paraburkholderia sp. IMGN_8 contains the following coding sequences:
- a CDS encoding Re/Si-specific NAD(P)(+) transhydrogenase subunit alpha, which translates to MHIGVPAETRAHETRVAATPEAVRKYVTQGHRVTIQSGAGTGASFPDDAFAAAGAEIVDAATAFGADLILKVQSPTDAELPMLKRGAVLVGMLDPFNADNALKLAAAGVTAFALEAAPRTTRAQSLDVLSSQANIAGYKAVLLAATLYPRFMPMLMTAAGTVKAARVLILGAGVAGLQAIATAKRLGAVIEASDVRPAVKEQIESLGAKFLDVPYETDEEREAAQGVGGYARPMPPGWLQRQSALVHERAKQADVVISTALIPGRAAPTLISVETVQAMKPGSVLVDLAAGRGAEYDGRRGGNCPLTEADQVVTKHGVQIVGYTNLASMVPADASSLYARNLLDFLKLIITKEGALNIDLADDIVAATLLARDGEVARKA; encoded by the coding sequence AGCCGAGACACGCGCGCATGAAACCCGCGTCGCCGCGACGCCCGAAGCGGTCAGGAAGTACGTGACCCAGGGCCATCGGGTCACCATCCAGAGCGGCGCCGGCACCGGCGCGAGCTTTCCTGACGATGCCTTTGCCGCGGCCGGCGCGGAAATCGTCGACGCGGCCACCGCGTTCGGCGCTGATCTCATCCTCAAAGTCCAGTCCCCGACCGATGCCGAACTGCCGATGCTCAAACGCGGCGCTGTATTGGTCGGCATGCTCGATCCGTTCAACGCCGACAACGCGCTGAAACTCGCCGCGGCCGGCGTCACCGCCTTCGCGCTCGAAGCCGCACCGCGTACCACGCGTGCGCAAAGCCTCGACGTACTGTCGTCGCAGGCGAACATCGCCGGCTACAAGGCGGTGCTGCTGGCGGCGACGCTTTACCCGCGCTTCATGCCGATGCTGATGACCGCCGCCGGGACCGTGAAAGCGGCGCGCGTGCTGATTCTCGGCGCGGGCGTGGCCGGCTTGCAGGCGATCGCGACTGCCAAGCGCCTGGGCGCGGTGATCGAAGCCTCCGACGTGCGTCCGGCCGTAAAAGAGCAGATCGAATCGCTCGGCGCCAAATTTCTCGACGTGCCCTACGAAACCGACGAGGAGCGCGAAGCCGCGCAGGGCGTCGGCGGCTATGCGCGGCCGATGCCGCCTGGCTGGCTGCAACGCCAGTCGGCGCTGGTGCACGAACGCGCGAAACAGGCGGACGTGGTGATCTCGACCGCATTGATCCCGGGCCGCGCCGCGCCGACGCTGATTTCCGTCGAAACCGTCCAGGCGATGAAGCCCGGCTCGGTGCTGGTGGACCTCGCGGCCGGACGCGGCGCCGAATATGACGGCCGGCGCGGCGGCAACTGCCCGTTGACCGAAGCGGACCAGGTCGTCACTAAACACGGCGTGCAGATCGTCGGCTATACGAATCTGGCCTCCATGGTGCCCGCCGACGCGTCGTCCCTGTACGCCCGCAACCTGCTCGACTTCCTCAAGCTGATCATCACGAAGGAAGGGGCGCTGAACATCGATCTCGCAGACGACATCGTCGCGGCCACGCTGCTGGCCCGCGACGGCGAAGTCGCGCGCAAGGCCTGA
- a CDS encoding NAD(P) transhydrogenase subunit alpha, which yields MEVINHTVINLIIFVLAIYVGYHVVWNVTPALHTPLMAVTNAISAIVIVGAMLATGLTLGTPGKFFGTLAVALAAVNVFGGFLVTRRMLEMFRKKEPKKLPADKAQSTTRENA from the coding sequence ATGGAAGTCATCAACCACACCGTCATCAACCTGATCATCTTCGTGCTGGCGATTTACGTGGGCTACCACGTCGTCTGGAACGTCACGCCTGCGCTGCATACGCCGCTGATGGCCGTGACCAATGCGATCTCGGCGATCGTGATCGTCGGCGCGATGCTGGCGACGGGCCTCACGTTAGGCACGCCGGGCAAGTTCTTCGGCACGCTCGCCGTCGCGCTGGCGGCGGTCAACGTATTCGGCGGCTTTCTCGTGACAAGGCGAATGCTGGAGATGTTCCGCAAGAAAGAGCCGAAGAAGCTCCCCGCTGACAAGGCACAATCCACGACCAGGGAGAACGCGTAA